The genomic region TGGTTTTCTGCTCGGGCTGAACCTTGTCTGCCAGTTCATCCAGGGTCTTCTCTGCAGTGTAGATCATGGAGTCGGCATTGTTCCGGATTTCCACTTCTTCCTGACGTTTTTTATCCTCTTCAGCGTGCTGTTCAGCTTCGTGGATCTTCTGGTCGATTTCATCCTCGGATAACTTGTTGGGGGCGGTAATGGTAATTGCCTGTTCCTTACCGGTTCCCATATCCTTGGCAGATACATTCAGGATACCGTTGGCGTCTATGTCAAAGGTAACTTCGATCTGTGGCATTCCACGTGGTGCTGGTGGTATTCCGATCAGTTGGAATCTGCCCAGGGTGGTGTTTCCACTGGCCACTGATCTTTCACCCTGCAGGACGTGTATGTCCACTGAAGTCTGGTTGTCCGCAGCGGTACTGAATACCTGACTTTTCTTGGTGGGTATGGTGGTGTTTCTTTCGATTAACTTGGTGAATACTCCTCCCAGGGTTTCAATACCCAGGGATAAGGGGGTAACATCCAGAAGGACCAGGTCCTTGATTTCACCGGCGAGTACTCCTCCCTGAATGGCAGCTCCCACAGCCACACATTCCATGGGATCGATTCCCCGTTCTACAGGTTTTCCAATGTAGTCTTCCACAAATTTTTGGACAATGGGCATTCGGGTAGGTCCTCCCACCAGGATGATCTTATCTACATCGCCTTTGGACATCTTGGCATCTTTCAGTGCCTGTTCCATTGGTGCAGAGCAGCGTTTGATGATGGAGTCCACCAGTTCTTCCAGTTTGGCCCGGGTCAGGGTGTGGGTCAGGTGTTTTGGCCCATCTTGGGTGGCGGTTATAAATGGCAGGTTAATTTCAGTTTTCAGGGTGGTGGATAATTCGATTTTGGCTTTTTCAGCGGCTTCCCTTAATCTCTGCACGGCCTGGTCATCATTTAAAAGGTCCACACCGGTTTCTTTTTTGAATTCTGCAGCCAGGTAATTCATGATGGAGGCGTCCATGTCAGTCCCGCCCAGTTTGGTGTCCCCACTGGTGGATCTAACTTCAAACACTCCTCCTCCGAATTCCATGATGGTCACGTCCAGGGTACCTCCCCCGAAGTCGAAGACCATTATTTCCAGTTCATCTTCGTTTGCCTTATCAATACCGTAGGCCAGGCTAGCAGCGGTGGGTTCGTTAACCAGTCGCACTACATCCAGTCCAGCAATGGTTCCTGCATCTTTGGTGGCGGTTCTCTGGTTGTCGTCGAAGTAAGCCGGTACGGTAATAACTGCCTTTTTCACTTCTTCACCCAGGAATGCTTCCGCATCCTTCTTTATCTTTTGCAGGATAAATGCTGAGATTTCCTGTGGGGTGTACTGTTTTCCAGATATGTCTACTTTGTAGTTGGTACCCATCTGCCTTTTAATGGCGGTGATGGTTTTTTCCGGGTTGGTTACTGCCTGTCTCCGGGCAGGTTCTCCCACCAGTCGCTGACCATCATCAGTGAAGGCCACGTAGCTGGGGAATGATTTACCGTACTGGGTAGCTCCCTCTGCACTGGGTATGATGGTTGGCTTACCACCCACCAGCACTGCCGCAGCAGAGTTACTGGTTCCCAGGTCAATTCCTATAATTTTTTCGGTTTTAGCCATACAAATTCACCTCTAATTTTTATTATTTCTTGCAAACTTTAACTTTAGAATACTTTATAACCTTAGAATTTAATTTATAACCTTTACAAAGCTCTTCAATAACTTCTCCATTCTCAAAGTCATCATGAGCCTCAGCCATGAGTGCTTCGTGCTGGTAGGGGTCGAATTTCTCTCCCTGGGCCGGGATCTCTTCCAGACCTTCTCCTTCCAGGATCTTTTTCAGGTTCTGGTGGATCATCTGCACCCCTTCGTGGAGATCATTGGATTTGCCAGATTTAAGGGCCCTTTCCAAATCCTCGTAGGAGTCCAGTATCTTGACAATGAGTTTTTCATTGGCATAATGGATTTGTTCACTTAGTTCTTTATCGGTTCGTTTTTTGAAGTTATCAAAATCGGCCTGAAGCCTTAAAAGCTGTTCATGGTATTGTTCTATTTTTTCATCCTTGGTTTTTATTTCCTCTTCCTTCTCCTTGATTTCATCATTTTTTTTCTGGATCTCTGACTCTAACTCATTCAGATCATCCTTCATCTGGTCAACGTCTTTTTTATCAGTCATTTATTCACCTTTATTCGGGGATGGGAAGATTTGAGCAACTTAACATTATAGTTACCATTGGTTATATAAACCTTTCTCTGCACCCTGGTTATAGTTACCAAAAGTTATATAAAACTATAGTTACCAAAGGTTATATAAACCTTTCTAAAAAATTGTATTATAATAACCATGGGTTATAAAAAAATTCATAATACTTTTGGGGTAACATTCCTTTGAATGGCATCCCTGAGAGGTTTTAGCAATCAAGATATTAATTGCAATAGATGATCACTTGAACTAATTGAAACTGAGATTGATTTAGATAAATAGATAAATCAAATCAACAACATTAATAATTATACAGAGAAAAAGTGGATGAAAAATGGATTTAGAGCTATTACTGGATGTCATGGGCTGCAAAACCCGCCGGGACATACTGGACCTTCTAAGGGATGAGCCACGTTTTGTCAGCCAGATATCTCGGGAACTGGAAATTGGTCAGAAGGCCATAATTGAACACCTGCGGGCCATGGAAGAAGCAGGCCTTTTAAGCTCAAATTTTCAGAAAATAGAGCGTGGAAGACCTCGGAAATATTACGACATTTCCCATGATGTGGAGTTCCAGATATTCATTAGCCAGGGTACCATACGGGTGAAAGCCCCGGGGCATGAATTCCAGGAACTGCAGATGCTGGAAGAAAGGGCCAGAATGGGTGAAGATGTTTCACCTGAACTGGAAAACCTCATCAAAAACTATGACGAAGCCAAAAAACATGCAGAACTCCTGTTAAAACAGGTGGATGCCCGGAAACGGGCGTTGAAGGTACGTTCCCTTAACCTGCCAGTCATGTTTGAGGATGAATCATCGGATGAGAAACCTTAATTTTTAGTTTTTTTTACATATTTCTATATTAAAAAGGTTATTCTCATTTTTTTATCATTTTTTTTAAATTTAAATTCTCAAACTTTTTGTCCAAGTTTTAAACTAATTTTTAATAAATAATTCTTAATATATTCTTGTTCTAAAACAGTTTATTCCGTTTTAAATTTTTTCCCATATTTTAAAGCAGCCACTGCAGCCTGCCCCAGGGAAACCGAACCATCACCAGCACAACTATTTTTATGCTGAATAAAAGTGTAACCGGCATCTTCCACAACTTCTTTAATGGTCATACTGATCGCTTCGTTGTAGAAAACTCCTCCCGAACCCCCTATTGTATTTAAGCCATTTTTACGTGCGGCCCGGGTGGCCAGATCAGCCAGACCCCGGGAAACTGCCTTTTGTGCGGAACAGGCCAGATCGGCAACTGGTTCCCCCTCCAGTTTCCTTTCCAAAACAGATAAAAGTAGCTGGGAAGTGTCCAGAACATCTCTTCCATTGTAATGTGAAATTTTAAGGGGTATTTCGAAGGTATCATCACCCTGATAGGCAGTTGATTCCAGTTTCATGGCGCATTCTCCTTCATAGGTCCTTTCCCCACATATCTGGAGACAGGCTGATAGTGCGTCAAGAACCCGGCCGGTGCTGGTGCTTTCAGTGAGGTTGAAGTTTTTCTCCAGCTGGTTGGCCACCACGTCCACTTCCTTTGCTCCGTGGGGGAAGTAATCTGGGTAATGGGTTTTCATGAGATCCCGGAGTTCGTCTGGACTGTAATATGGTTGGAGCATGGCCATCATCATCCGGGCAGGATAGCGCGTGGTTAAATCTCCTCCTGGCATCTTTTGAGGAATTAAACTGGCCAGTCTCTCGTATTCTGCTCCGTGGTAATGGAGTATCTCCCCACCCCAGGCACCGCCATCTGCACCGTAGCCCACACCGTCGGCAGCAATGCAGATAAACTCATCCACTCCCCAATCCAGGGATAATGCTGCAGCATGGGCATGGTGGTGTTGTACCGGCAGCACAGGGCAGTTAAACCTTTCACCCAGATCATGGGCCAATTTGGTGGTAAAAAACTGGGGATGAAGATCACAGGCCACCGCATCAATATCATCCGTCTGAGTGATTCCCATCATGTACTCGATTGCCTTCTGGAGATAGAGGAAAGTCTCGTACTTGGTGGTATCCCCTATATGCTGGGAAACGTAACATCTGCCTTCTTTAAGCAGGGAAAAAGTCACATCAATCTCTGGACCCAGGGCCAGAACATTCAGATCAGTGCTTATACTGGAAAGATCGTAGGGTTCCGGAACGTAACCCCGGGAACGTCTGATAAATGCCATATCGCCACCACGGAAGCGTACCACACTGTCATCGCAACGATTAATGATTTCACGATTGTGGAGGAGGAAATAATCAGCCACTCCCTCCAGTTTACTGATTATCTCCGGGTTATGGGTGAGCATGGGTTCCCCGGGCATGTTGGCCGAGGTCATGATGTAGGCTGGTGTATCGGTGTAGGTGAAAAGAAGATGGTGCAGGGCAGAGTAGGGGAGCATAACCCCCAGGTTATGGAGATCCGGGGCAACAGTGGGGGATAAATAGTAATCCTGATTCTTTTTAAGGATAACAATGGGTCTGTTTCGGGATAAAAGGGCTTCTTCCTCATAGTCTGCCACCTCAGCAAAGCTTTGGATGGTGGCCACATCCGGGGACATGCAGGCAAAGGGCTGGTTCATCCGGCCCAGTCTCCTGCGCAAGTTTAGGACGGCTTCATCTTCCAGGGTACTGGCCACCAGGTGGGTGCCTCCAATACCTTTCATGGCCAGAATGTGCCCTTCATCCAGAAGTCGGGCCGCTTCCTTAAGGGGATTATCTGATTCAACTCTACCTTCCTGGTAGAGAAAAACTTCTGGCCCGCATACCGGGCAGCAGGTGGCTTCAGCATGGTAACGTCGGTCTTCCGGGTCCTGATATTCCTCTAGGCAATCTGGACACAGAGGAAATTCTTCCATGGATGTTCGCTGGCGATCGTAGGGAATGGAACTGATAACTGTAAAGCGAGGCCCACAATCAGTGCAGGCCGTGAAGGGATACTGGTGACGACGGTCACCGGCCTTCATAACTTCTTCCAGGCAGCGGTCACAGGTGGCCACATCGGGGGGGATCACCGATGATCCGGAAAAATTGGCGGAACTTTCCAGGATCTGGAAACCTTCCAACTCTGGCTGGTCATTTTCCATCCACTCCATATCCAGTGAATCAATTTTGGCAATGGGTGGTTTTTTTAGTTTAAGGTCGTGGGTGAAGGTTTCAATATCTTCTTCATTTCCCTGCACAACTATTTCAACCACGTTACCCAGGTTCCGCACGTACCCATTAATTCCCAGTGCTTTAGCTATTCGGTAAACATTGGGGCGGAATCCCACTCCCTGCACTATTCCCTGGACAAGTATTCGTGCTTTTTTCAATTTGATGCCTCTTCTGGTAAATTTTCAGGACCGATTTTAAGGATAATTGGATATGATAACCCTTAATTAATAGTAGAAAAATTCAAAGTAAAAGATCCGTTAGTTTATAGAATTGTTTTTAATGTTTCAGCTTTATATATAAATTTGATGAGGCAACGATAGTATGAAAAAAATACTCCAAAATCTAATCAACGGTGATATATCAGTGGAAGAAGCTGAAAAAATGCTTAAAACCATGCAAATTGTTGAATTGGAGGATTTTGCTAAATTAGATACTGGTCGTGATCTTCGCACTGGATTCCCGGAGGCGATTTTTGCAGAAGGTAAAGAGGAACCAGAGCTAATTAAGATCATTGAAGAATGTGCAAAAAGGGGCAGAGTACTCATAACCCGATTGGAAGAAACTAAATACAATACTATTAAAGAAAAAATCTCTAATCTCCAAAATGATGGTTATGAGTTTGAATACAACCGAAAAGCCCGGATTTTGCTCATTAAAGATGGGGAGATTGAAAAGCAGGGTAAGATCGGAATCATTACCGCCGGCACTTCTGACGTACCCGTGGCTGAAGAGGCCAGGGTAGTGGCCGAAGAAGCAGGTTGTGAAGTTCTAACATCCTATGATGTGGGTGTGGCTGGAATTCACCGTTTATTCCATCAAATCCGACGGATGATAGAAGAAGATGTAAAGGCCCTAATTGTGGTGGCCGGAATGGAAGGCGCTTTACCCTCAGTGGTTGCGGGATTAGTGGATGTCCCGGTAATTGGGGTACCCACATCGGTAGGTTATGGTGTTGGAGCTGGAGGATTTACAGCATTAAATGCTATGTTACAGTCATGTGCTCCGGGGATAGCTGTGGTAAACATAGACAACGGTTTTGGAGCAGCGGTATTTGCCTCCACTATTGTTAAGCAAATAGACAGGAAGGGGCAGTAACTGGGTCACCCAAATTTTTAGTCCCTTGAACTATGGTATTGTGGGGGCAATCTCTTGGGGTGTTAAATTAGGTGATGAGCACCAGGTTAAGGAACACCATCATAATAAATATTAAAGCGTACCATTTTTCATTTTTAAGGTTTAATCTCCCTGTATCCAGTAACCATTGCAATATGCTGGCTAAAATAACGGTTAAAATAACTGCAAAGCCAATTCCGAATAATACATCTGAAAGGAAATGCACACCTGCAAACAAACGGCTAAAAGCCAGGGTAATGGCAAAAATCAGTAAGATAATAGCCAAAGTCACGGTTTTCCCGTTTCTTTTAAAAGTGTCATCACTGGTCAAAAAACATATTATAAGGGGTAATGTACCAGCAAATGCTTGAAAAGAGTGTCCTGAGGGAAAAGAAAACCCGTTTACATAATATAAACTATTTATGTCAGGATAAAGTACCCACGGACGTGGAACGGCGAATAGATCTTTCATGACGGGGTCCACCAGGGGAGTGCCAATGGCACTGGTCATTATGGCCAGTAAAAATACTATTCTGTAAGGTTTTAGATTATTAAGTTTGAATGAGACTAAATATAGGATGGAAAGGGGTATTCCAATAACGTACAGCATGTATTTGGTGTAGTAATACCAGAACCCGGCAAATAAGGGATCAGTACGCAGTGTGTTAAAACTGGCCACTAACCAGTAATTGAAGTCTGGAATGAAATAGGCAATTAGGGTAGCTATCCATAAAATAGCCGTGCATAAAATTAAAAATAATTTTTTACTGGTTCCCAGATCAAATAGCTTTAATCCAGAGTTTGATGGGGAGGGGTTGTCTATTTTCATTTTGCCACGTTTAATTTGAGGGGAGCTGAATTAATTAATATTATCTAATTATTTCCCTAGTTTTCATTGTATTCACAGTATTTCTTTCCCCAATCACATAATGAATCCAAAATAGGTAGTACAGACTCTCCTTTGGCAGTTAAGGAGTATTCAACCCTGGGAGGAACTTCAGGGTACACTTTTCTGTTGATTATACGGTCTTTTTCCAATTCACGCAGGGTTTTGGTGAGCATGCGCTGACTTATTTCTGGTAATTTATTGTTAATTTCACCAAATCTCAATTTACCATCTTTTAGGGAACATAATACTAATGATTTCCATTTGCCACCGATTTCATTTACGGCAGCTTCTACGGAACAGATATAATCCCCTTTGTCTCCGTTAACAGCCATATTACCACTCCAATCCCCATGCTTGTCTTGAATTCATTTTTAATTTTACTTTGTATTTAATTTTTGGAAAAATACAAGATACCCTTAATATTCTATACTATCATAGGTGATACTAAGTATACAATATGTAAGTATATATTCTCTCTGTCAGTACGTACTTTAAATAGAATTAGTTACTTTATTATTGTTAAGTACTTATCGAGGTGAAAAACATGCTAGTACAATTCGATTTACAACACTTTTGCTGTGGTCCTAAAGGCTGTCAGATAGAAATAGAATACGGCGAAATGCTGGACGCAGAGTAAGAGGGATAAACAAGTTAAATAACTATTTTTTCTTTTTTTTTAATTTTTAAATTAAGGAGTTTATTTTCAAGATGTAATAATTGTAGGCAGATGTGTTTCTATGGATGTTTTCGAAGCAGTTACCCAGAGGAAAAGCATTAGAAAATATAAAGATAAGGAAATTGAGAAGGAAAAACTCATAAAAGTATTGGAATCGGCTAGAATAGCTCCATCAGCTTCTAATCGCCAGGAATGGAAATTTATCGTGGTGAAGGATGAGGATACCCGAAGTAGATTGGTAAGTGCAGCCCATTACCAGAAATTTGTGGGACAAGCACCAGTTACCATTGTGGCCTGTTCAACAGAATCTGAAAGGATCATGCCCTGTGGTCAGCACGCCTACACCGTTGACCTGTCTATTGCTGTGTCTTTCATGATGCTGGAAGCCACAGAACTTGGCCTGGGAACCTGCTGGTTAGGTGCCTTTGATGAGGAGGCGGTTAAGGAGATTCTGGGCATTCCCTCAGATATTAGAGTTCCGGCCATGTTCACCTTGGGATATGCCGATGAAAATCCGGTAGCCCGGCCCCGTAAAGCCCTGAAGGACATTGTATCCCATGAAAAATATGAATAGCTAGTTTGTCCGGATGGCACTAATCTTATTTAATCTATCTAATCTTATCTGATATTACTTATCTAATCTATTATCTATCAAATTTACCTATCTATTAATCCGAAATATTTTCATTTATCCTTTCTTACGTAATCCATGGGGACAGATATAAACACACATACCGCAGACTGACCATTCTTCCCCTGAGTTGAGGTACTGTTCACATTTGGCGGCGTCATATCGCACTTCACGCGGATCTTCCTCAGAAAAGGGCACACCCGTGAAGGCAGAAACCGGGCAAATGTCTACACAATCTGTGCATTCACCACAGTGCTCATCCCGGGGACTACCAGTTATCTCTAGGGGGGCATCAGTGAGTATGGTTATCCATCGTACCCGTGGCCCAAATTTAGGAGTAATCAGAAGGCAACTTTTACCAATCCAACCGTGCCCCGCCAAGTGGGCGGCTAATTTATGGGACAACAGGGCACATATCCGTTCATCGTCGTAACGTTCCGATGCCGGTAAGGGCAGGGCGCGGAAACCCTCACTTTGGACCAGGCTGCTTAAACTGGAGGCTAATAGATCCAGCCGCCGGTTGATTATGTCGTAACCATGGTGGTGATAGTTAACTGCCACTCCCTTTTCATGGCGATGGGGAAGCTGGTCTACAATACTGTCCATTATCCTTATTCCTATGGAGATAGCCCGTGGATAGGATGCCACCTCTTCCCCTCCCTGATCCTGGATGAAGTCCCTGACTGCTGCTAGATCAGCCACTCCATAAAAATCAGCCCCCTCATCAAGGACTCGTTCTCTGATTTTATTATCTAAAGGCAGGGTACTATTTGTTTCAATCAAATCCATATCCTCCTAATATTATCCGGATCTTGAGTTTTTCCTGGTATTCATATCCTTAATCTAATTTGAACCTTATTTCTTGCCATAAAGCACAACGAAGTTGTAATATTTGTAATAAACATCTACATCCCTATAACCAATTTCTTCAAGCCATTTCAGGTTATCTTGTAGGCGAGCCGGGTTATCCAGTTTCATCCGGTCCAGTATTATCTTTTTTTCAGATTCAGAAAGGGAACCCAGGTGTATCTTTTCCATCCAGTTCCGCTGATACTCCTCTTCACTGGCAGGATGGGGTCCCAGGACCTGGTCGGCGTTGATGAACACACCCCCGGGCCCAAGATGCTGGTAAATTTTCCCGTATAAAAACTTCTTATCGGAGTGTTCCAGGTGATGGATGGAGAGTGATGAAACTATTATATCAAATTCGTCTCCAAAATCATGTTTAAGGTAATCTCCAACGATGTAACTAAAATTA from Methanobacterium formicicum harbors:
- a CDS encoding ArsR/SmtB family transcription factor → MDLELLLDVMGCKTRRDILDLLRDEPRFVSQISRELEIGQKAIIEHLRAMEEAGLLSSNFQKIERGRPRKYYDISHDVEFQIFISQGTIRVKAPGHEFQELQMLEERARMGEDVSPELENLIKNYDEAKKHAELLLKQVDARKRALKVRSLNLPVMFEDESSDEKP
- the grpE gene encoding nucleotide exchange factor GrpE, producing MTDKKDVDQMKDDLNELESEIQKKNDEIKEKEEEIKTKDEKIEQYHEQLLRLQADFDNFKKRTDKELSEQIHYANEKLIVKILDSYEDLERALKSGKSNDLHEGVQMIHQNLKKILEGEGLEEIPAQGEKFDPYQHEALMAEAHDDFENGEVIEELCKGYKLNSKVIKYSKVKVCKK
- a CDS encoding 4Fe-4S double cluster binding domain-containing protein, which encodes MIETNSTLPLDNKIRERVLDEGADFYGVADLAAVRDFIQDQGGEEVASYPRAISIGIRIMDSIVDQLPHRHEKGVAVNYHHHGYDIINRRLDLLASSLSSLVQSEGFRALPLPASERYDDERICALLSHKLAAHLAGHGWIGKSCLLITPKFGPRVRWITILTDAPLEITGSPRDEHCGECTDCVDICPVSAFTGVPFSEEDPREVRYDAAKCEQYLNSGEEWSVCGMCVYICPHGLRKKG
- a CDS encoding phosphatase PAP2 family protein; its protein translation is MKIDNPSPSNSGLKLFDLGTSKKLFLILCTAILWIATLIAYFIPDFNYWLVASFNTLRTDPLFAGFWYYYTKYMLYVIGIPLSILYLVSFKLNNLKPYRIVFLLAIMTSAIGTPLVDPVMKDLFAVPRPWVLYPDINSLYYVNGFSFPSGHSFQAFAGTLPLIICFLTSDDTFKRNGKTVTLAIILLIFAITLAFSRLFAGVHFLSDVLFGIGFAVILTVILASILQWLLDTGRLNLKNEKWYALIFIMMVFLNLVLIT
- the hypF gene encoding carbamoyltransferase HypF encodes the protein MKKARILVQGIVQGVGFRPNVYRIAKALGINGYVRNLGNVVEIVVQGNEEDIETFTHDLKLKKPPIAKIDSLDMEWMENDQPELEGFQILESSANFSGSSVIPPDVATCDRCLEEVMKAGDRRHQYPFTACTDCGPRFTVISSIPYDRQRTSMEEFPLCPDCLEEYQDPEDRRYHAEATCCPVCGPEVFLYQEGRVESDNPLKEAARLLDEGHILAMKGIGGTHLVASTLEDEAVLNLRRRLGRMNQPFACMSPDVATIQSFAEVADYEEEALLSRNRPIVILKKNQDYYLSPTVAPDLHNLGVMLPYSALHHLLFTYTDTPAYIMTSANMPGEPMLTHNPEIISKLEGVADYFLLHNREIINRCDDSVVRFRGGDMAFIRRSRGYVPEPYDLSSISTDLNVLALGPEIDVTFSLLKEGRCYVSQHIGDTTKYETFLYLQKAIEYMMGITQTDDIDAVACDLHPQFFTTKLAHDLGERFNCPVLPVQHHHAHAAALSLDWGVDEFICIAADGVGYGADGGAWGGEILHYHGAEYERLASLIPQKMPGGDLTTRYPARMMMAMLQPYYSPDELRDLMKTHYPDYFPHGAKEVDVVANQLEKNFNLTESTSTGRVLDALSACLQICGERTYEGECAMKLESTAYQGDDTFEIPLKISHYNGRDVLDTSQLLLSVLERKLEGEPVADLACSAQKAVSRGLADLATRAARKNGLNTIGGSGGVFYNEAISMTIKEVVEDAGYTFIQHKNSCAGDGSVSLGQAAVAALKYGKKFKTE
- a CDS encoding winged helix-turn-helix transcriptional regulator; its protein translation is MAVNGDKGDYICSVEAAVNEIGGKWKSLVLCSLKDGKLRFGEINNKLPEISQRMLTKTLRELEKDRIINRKVYPEVPPRVEYSLTAKGESVLPILDSLCDWGKKYCEYNEN
- a CDS encoding methyltransferase domain-containing protein, whose translation is MEEKNLGKILKEKFNQGASSYDRQRKHVIPCLEDLYGVTSDLATSPHPKPKILDLGAGTGLLTSYLHQRYPEGCFTLLDLSEEMLEVAESRFKKGSNFSYIVGDYLKHDFGDEFDIIVSSLSIHHLEHSDKKFLYGKIYQHLGPGGVFINADQVLGPHPASEEEYQRNWMEKIHLGSLSESEKKIILDRMKLDNPARLQDNLKWLEEIGYRDVDVYYKYYNFVVLYGKK
- the dnaK gene encoding molecular chaperone DnaK, with protein sequence MAKTEKIIGIDLGTSNSAAAVLVGGKPTIIPSAEGATQYGKSFPSYVAFTDDGQRLVGEPARRQAVTNPEKTITAIKRQMGTNYKVDISGKQYTPQEISAFILQKIKKDAEAFLGEEVKKAVITVPAYFDDNQRTATKDAGTIAGLDVVRLVNEPTAASLAYGIDKANEDELEIMVFDFGGGTLDVTIMEFGGGVFEVRSTSGDTKLGGTDMDASIMNYLAAEFKKETGVDLLNDDQAVQRLREAAEKAKIELSTTLKTEINLPFITATQDGPKHLTHTLTRAKLEELVDSIIKRCSAPMEQALKDAKMSKGDVDKIILVGGPTRMPIVQKFVEDYIGKPVERGIDPMECVAVGAAIQGGVLAGEIKDLVLLDVTPLSLGIETLGGVFTKLIERNTTIPTKKSQVFSTAADNQTSVDIHVLQGERSVASGNTTLGRFQLIGIPPAPRGMPQIEVTFDIDANGILNVSAKDMGTGKEQAITITAPNKLSEDEIDQKIHEAEQHAEEDKKRQEEVEIRNNADSMIYTAEKTLDELADKVQPEQKTKIEGLVKELREVVGGDDLEAIKNKTEELTKAVQEVGAAIYQQAQQEQAQQQGQDAGQAGQDPQDDDTIDADYEVKK
- the larB gene encoding nickel pincer cofactor biosynthesis protein LarB, whose translation is MKKILQNLINGDISVEEAEKMLKTMQIVELEDFAKLDTGRDLRTGFPEAIFAEGKEEPELIKIIEECAKRGRVLITRLEETKYNTIKEKISNLQNDGYEFEYNRKARILLIKDGEIEKQGKIGIITAGTSDVPVAEEARVVAEEAGCEVLTSYDVGVAGIHRLFHQIRRMIEEDVKALIVVAGMEGALPSVVAGLVDVPVIGVPTSVGYGVGAGGFTALNAMLQSCAPGIAVVNIDNGFGAAVFASTIVKQIDRKGQ
- a CDS encoding nitroreductase family protein — its product is MDVFEAVTQRKSIRKYKDKEIEKEKLIKVLESARIAPSASNRQEWKFIVVKDEDTRSRLVSAAHYQKFVGQAPVTIVACSTESERIMPCGQHAYTVDLSIAVSFMMLEATELGLGTCWLGAFDEEAVKEILGIPSDIRVPAMFTLGYADENPVARPRKALKDIVSHEKYE